A region of Chiloscyllium plagiosum isolate BGI_BamShark_2017 chromosome 37, ASM401019v2, whole genome shotgun sequence DNA encodes the following proteins:
- the LOC122541533 gene encoding zinc finger and BTB domain-containing protein 12-like, which yields MADGGGKLLRFRFPEHDSTALRNMDELRRGEWFCDVTVLAGGLRFPGHRVVLAACSPFLRDRFRMEPAREVTVLPATAAPQAVLRLLLACYTGRLEFPFADILDYLTAASCLQMEDVVEQCRRSLSPCVVAASLLRLAQDGGGGEAEDGAGPAAAGGGLRPGRSSGNPRVGAAANRAAERLEAEASPLPPPTQPPGTTGAVRGVEPVKLEAQASPPPPPLLGPGDREALAAPHPPPPPAADYLETEGRVHRRPGLEVGQGEGGEEGGDGGDGEEDRAKAEGMVAEAYPPGTGAEEGGEEEPEDDYESSASEECRASGGFYGGGAAGGFYQRPGLGEEPQASGLEEGPGPGPAPGAGGLAEPPLLCSECGAPFEQRSGLAAHLLLHKLYMCPLCGKLFKKNARLAQHLNVHTGFKPYGCAVCGRAFTQNRSLKDHMNVHSGDSPHSCGYCDMRFTHYNTLRVHLRDQHGKTTSGKNSGEPRLAEINVVVP from the coding sequence ATGGCCGACGGCGGGGGGAAGCTGCTGCGCTTCAGGTTCCCGGAGCACGACTCGACGGCGCTGCGGAACATGGACGAGCTGCGGCGGGGCGAGTGGTTCTGCGACGTGACGGTGCTGGCGGGCGGCCTGCGGTTCCCGGGCCACCGGGTGGTGCTGGCCGCCTGCTCGCCGTTCCTGCGCGACCGCTTCCGCATGGAGCCGGCCCGCGAGGTCACCGTGCTGCCCGCCACCGCCGCCCCGCAGGCCGTGCTCCGCCTGCTGCTCGCCTGCTACACCGGCCGCCTCGAGTTCCCCTTCGCCGACATCCTCGACTACCTGACCGCCGCCAGCTGCCTGCAGATGGAGGACGTGGTCGAGCAGTGCCGCCGCTCGCTCTCGCCCTGCGTGGTGGCCGCCTCGCTGCTGCGGCTCGCCCAGGACGGGGGCGGCGGCGAGGCCGAGGACGGAGCGGGGCCTGCGGCCGCTGGAGGAGGCCTCCGCCCGGGCCGCTCCTCCGGAAACCCGCGCGTCGGAGCGGCTGCGAACCGGGCGGCGGAGAGACTCGAGGCCGAGGCCTCCCCCCTTCCTCCTCCCACCCAACCCCCTGGGACGACGGGGGCGGTGCGAGGCGTCGAACCGGTCAAACTCGAGGCCCAGgcttctccaccaccacctcctctccTAGGCCCCGGTGACCGGGAGGCTCTCGCCGCCCCTCACCCGCCTCCTCCGCCCGCCGCCGATTACCTGGAGACGGAGGGCCGCGTCCACCGGAGGCCGGGGCTGGAGGTGGGccagggggagggaggggaggaggggggcGATGGCGGAGATGGGGAGGAGGACCGGGCCAAGGCCGAAGGGATGGTGGCCGAGGCCTACCCGCCGGGCACCGGGGCGGAGGAAGGAGGGGAGGAAGAGCCCGAGGACGACTACGAGAGCTCGGCCAGCGAGGAGTGCCGGGCCTCGGGGGGTTTCTACGGCGGAGGGGCGGCAGGGGGTTTCTACCAGCGGCCCGGGCTGGGAGAGGAACCGCAGGCCTCGGGCCTGGAGGAGGGCCCCGGGCCCGGTCCTGCTCCCGGAGCCGGGGGCTTGGCCGAGCCGCCCCTCCTGTGCTCGGAGTGCGGGGCCCCGTTCGAGCAGCGCAGCGGCCTGGCGGCCCACCTGCTGCTCCACAAGCTGTACATGTGCCCGCTCTGCGGCAAGCTCTTCAAGAAGAACGCGCGGCTGGCCCAGCACCTCAACGTGCACACCGGCTTCAAGCCGTACGGCTGCGCCGTCTGCGGCCGGGCCTTCACCCAGAACCGCTCGCTCAAGGACCACATGAACGTCCACAGCGGAGACTCGCCGCACAGCTGCGGCTACTGCGACATGCGCTTCACCCACTACAACACCCTGCGGGTCCACCTCCGGGACCAGCACGGCAAGACCACCAGCGGCAAGAACTCCGGGGAGCCCAGGCTGGCCGAGATCAACGTGGTAGTGCCCTAG